The genomic window GGTTCTCCTCGCGTACAACACGAACATCGACGCCATAAAGTACCTGGACTCCGCAGATCTGGAGCGGCGGATAAACAGTGTGAGAAAAAATGAGATCATGAGGTACTCCGAGGAGCTTCCGGAGAAGATAACCTCCGTTGAACAGCTCCTCGGCGGAATCCTCTGGAGCGTTAAGCGGGGCAAGGCGGCGGAGCTCTTCGTCGAGAGCTGCACCGTTAGGTTCTACATGAGGCGCTGGGGCTGGGACGAACTCAGGATGGGAGGACAGGTTGGGATAATGGCCAATCTCCTCGGCGGCGTTTACAACGTTCCGGTAATAGCCCACGTCCCCCAGGTTTCGAGGCTTCAGGCGGACCTCTTCAAGGACGGGCCGATCTACGTGCCGAAGGCCGAGAACGGAAAGCTCAGGCTCGTCCACCCGAGGGACTTCGCCGGGGACGAGGAGAACTGCATCCACTACATCTACGAGTTCCCGCGCGGGTTCAGGGTTTTTGACTTCGAGGCGCCGAGGGAGAACCGCTTCATCGGTGCGGCCGACGACTATAATCCTAACGTCTACATAAGGCCCGAGTTCAGGGAGCACTTCGAGGAGATAGCCGGAAGGGCGAGGCTGGCAATAATCAGCGGTCTCCAGACCTTGACGAGAGAAAACTACCGTGAGCCTTTTGGGGAAATGAAGAGGCACCTTGAAATCCTGGGCGAGAAGAACGTCCCGGTTCACCTTGAGTTCGCCTTCACCGCGGACGAGACCGTCAGGAAGGCACTCGTCAACGTGCTCGGCTCCTTCCACAGCGTCGGTCTCAACGAGGTCGAGCTGGCATCGATAATGGAGGTTATGGGCGAGAAGGGCCTCGCCGAGAAGCTCCTCGCCGACGACCCCGTGGACCCAATCGCGGTCACCGAGGCCATGCTAAGGCTCGCCGAGAGGACCGGCGTGAGAAGGATTCACTTCCACACCTACGGCTACTACCTGGCACTGACCGACTACAAGGGCGAGTTTGTTAGAGATGCTCTGCTCTTTGCGGCTTTAGCTGCTGCAGCCAAGGCGAAGCTCGGCGACGTCCGTTCGATAGATGAGGTGGTCAAGGCCATGGACGTCCCGGTGAACGAGAAGGCTGGGG from Thermococcus sp. MAR1 includes these protein-coding regions:
- a CDS encoding ADP-specific glucokinase → MLWDALYSSAFDKVRRNIGKIGGVLLAYNTNIDAIKYLDSADLERRINSVRKNEIMRYSEELPEKITSVEQLLGGILWSVKRGKAAELFVESCTVRFYMRRWGWDELRMGGQVGIMANLLGGVYNVPVIAHVPQVSRLQADLFKDGPIYVPKAENGKLRLVHPRDFAGDEENCIHYIYEFPRGFRVFDFEAPRENRFIGAADDYNPNVYIRPEFREHFEEIAGRARLAIISGLQTLTRENYREPFGEMKRHLEILGEKNVPVHLEFAFTADETVRKALVNVLGSFHSVGLNEVELASIMEVMGEKGLAEKLLADDPVDPIAVTEAMLRLAERTGVRRIHFHTYGYYLALTDYKGEFVRDALLFAALAAAAKAKLGDVRSIDEVVKAMDVPVNEKAGAVEERLAREYGMKNGIADVDGYQLSFVPTKIVARPRSTVGIGDTISSSAFVGEFPLRP